Genomic window (Nitrospirales bacterium LBB_01):
GATAAGACCATTAGCAGCAAGACGTAAAAACTCAGACATATTCCGATTTTCTGTCCATCTGACATACCCTATCGGATAATCAAGCCCTTTTTCCTCATACACGCCGTCATATCTGCCCGGGCCATACGAGGTTGAAATGAAAAAATCCAATTCCTTTTCATAAAAATCCCCTCTGTTGAGATTAAGCCCCACGTCTCCTACAAGCACAACGCGCCCCTTTTTCCGGCACATCTTAAACGCAGTTGAAATTATACTATCTGAGGCGGACGAGGCTGTAATGATAACTCCGTCAACGCCATGCCCATGTGCCAGGCGTTTTACTGCATCCACGCCGTTGTCTTCTTGCGGCTCTAAACAATACTCCATTCCAAGGGTCATGGCAAGAGCGGTGCGTTTTGGGTCAACATCAGTCCCGATAACCACACAGCCGTTTGCTCGTAAAATCTGGGCCGTTAACTGACCAAGTATGCCAAGCCCTATGACGCAAAACACCTCGCCGATTGTGGGCGCTGCCCTGCGAACTCCCTGAAGCGCTATAGCTCCAATTGTTGCCGTTGATGCTGCTGACATATTAACAGTGTCAGGAATTTTGACAACAAGATTTTGGGGAACTATCACAACCTCGCTGTGATACGCATACTTGTTTCCGCCGCAAGCGACTTTATCTCCAACACTAAATTCCACAACACCTTCTCCCGTCTCTATAATCGTACCGGAGAGAGAGTATCCAACAGGGTTTCCAGCGTTCAGCTTGTCGGTAATCAGTGAGTATGTGCTTTTAATGCCTCTTTGAGCTGCCATTCCAACGGCCTGTTTTATTTTCTCCGGTTCGCGTAATGCCCGCTCCCACAAAGGAGTTGCACCGTGTTTGATACCGGTTAGCTCCGTTCCTGATGAGATTGCTGAAAAGACAGTACGTACGACTACAAATCCGGGTGCCGCAACGGGTGCCGGCACATCCTCAACAAACACCTCACCGCCTCGTATCAATATCTGTTTCACGATATAAGACCAACCGATTTAACCGGCATTATAGAAATCCCTAATAACATCGGTAACATAGACGGCCTCTTCATCTGTCATATCCCCATGTATCGGCAAACTCAATATCTTGTCCTTTAAATCAAAAGAAACCGGAAAGTCCTCCGGCTTATGAGAAAGATAGTCGTAGGCATTAAGAAATGGAGGCGGAGTAGGATAATGAATGCCTGTTGAGATACCATGCTCTGAGAGATGTTTTATAAGCCGCTGCCTGTCTCTATGTACCTGTATAACGTACAGATGATAGACGTGAGTGACATCAGGCATAACCCACGGGGTTATTACCGTGTCGGAAAGTTTCTCATTGTAAATATCTGCAATCTGGCGTCTCCTGAGTGTCCATTTATTAAGATGCCTCAGTTTAACATTTAATATCGCAGCCTGTATGCCATCGAGACGGCTGTTTATGCCCTCAAACTCGTGGTTATATTTATCCACTCTGCCGTGGTTAGCGTACATTTTTATCTTAACTGCAAGGTCATCATTATCTGTAGTTACGGCGCCGGCATCCCCGTAAGCGCCGAGATTTTTACCCGGGAAAAAACTAAAACAGGCAGCATGTCCTAACGTGCCAACCGTTCTACCCTTATAGAGCGCCCCATGAGCTTGCGCGGCATCCTCTATAACGTATAGGTTGTGAGCCTCTGCAAAGCCCACAACTTTATCCATATCTGCAGGTTGACCGTACAAGTGAACCGGTATAATAGCTTTCGTTTTCTGAGTTATGGTATCTTTTAGCTTATCGGTATCTATGTTATAAGTCTTAGGGTTGCAATCAACAAAGACAATTTTAGCGCCAATAGCGGTAACAGCCTCAGAGGTTGCTATAAAACTGTTTGCTGGAGCTATGACCTCTTCTCCTGTGGAAACTCCAAGGCATTTCAGTGAGACAGAGAGCGCATCGGTACCGTTTCCAACTCCAACAGCATTTTTTGCACTGAGATATTTAGCGAAATTCTCCTCGAAATCCTTAATGCGCTTGCCGCCAATAAAGGCGCTATCCATTATTACACTTTCTATTGCCGAATCTATCTCTTCTTTAATAGAAAGATACTGAGTCCTCAAATCGACAAACGGTACTTTCATCAAATCTTTCAATCCCTTCCCTTAACTCAAGAATTAATAAATCTTCACACAGTGGATAATAATAAGTTTATTGTCAGTGTGTATAATTGTTCAATAAATCTTTGAGACAAAATCATAGACTTCATTTGGCTTCATAATAGCGCCGCCTGAGCGTCCATAAAAAAACACATCTGACCTGCCGTTTACAGAAAGCCTTACATCTTCAACCATCTGACCTGAGTTTAACTCTACCACAACAAATTTCCTCCCTGTATCAGTTAGACTTAGAATGTCATCATACGGAAATGGAAACAGTGTTATCGGTCTGAATAGCCCCACTTTCTTGCCCTCTTTTCTTAACGCTGTCATAGCTGAGTGCGCTATCCTTGCCGCTATCCCAAAAGCAACTACCACAATGTCAGCGTCCTCTACATTTACGGCTTCAAAGCGCACCTCTTTCTCTTTTATAGTTTTGTACTTTTCAGAAAGAATCTTGTTCACGTTTTCAAGTTCATCATCATTCATGTACAGGGTGCGTATCACATTAGGCATCCTGCCCTTACAGCCAGTCAGCGCCCACGACTTTTCCGGCAATTGCGGCATCACATAGCGGGTTGGGATAAGCGGTTCCATCATTTGCCCCAAAATCCCATCGGTAAGAATCATCACGGGGTTTCTGTAGAGATCGGCTTTATCAAATGCAAGCATGGTTAAGTCCCACATCTCCTGAACATTGTATGGGGCATAGACCAATAATTTATAATCGCCGTGTCCGCCGCCCTTTACGGCTTGAAAATAATCCGCCTGAGAGCCCGATATGTTACCTAGCCCAGGGCCCCCTCTCTGAACATTTATAATTACAGCTGGAAGCTCCGCTCCTGCTAAAAACGACAGCCCCTCCTGCTTAAGACTAATCCCTGGTGAACTTGAGGAAGTCATTGCCCGCACTCCGGCTGCCGCCGCTCCATAGACCATGTTTATCGCCGCTATCTCACTCTCCGCCTGAATAAACACGCCACCCGACTCAGGCATTGCAAACGACATGTACTCCGGTATCTCATTTTGCGGCGTTATGGGGTATCCGGCATAAAACCGGCACCCGGCCTCTATAGCGGCCTTAGCTACCGCCTCGTTACCTTTTATCAGAACCTTATCTGTCAACTGGCCTTTGCCTTATGTTTTCACATGCTTTCACAAGAGAATTATAACATAATTGACAAAACAAGTTAGTATTCTTTATGATTCTATCACACCATGTACTTTCAGGATATTTTTTTAAAACTTCAGGAGTTTTGGGCTAAGAAAGGATGCGTGCTCCTTCAGCCTTATGACCTTGAAGTTGGTGCGGGCACGTTTCATCCGGCAACTTTTTTCAGAGTGCTGGGTCCTAAGCCCTGGAGCACTGTTTATGTGCAGCCCTCCCGCCGCCCAACAGACGGCAGATACGGAGAAAATCCCAACAGGCTTCAACACTACTACCAGTACCAGGTAATTCTTAAGCCCTCGCCGCCAAACTCTCAGGACATTTACCTGCAAAGCCTGACAGCCCTTGGCATAGACCCGGCAAAGCACGACATCCGGTTTGTAGAGGACGACTGGGAATCCCCCACGCTTGGCGCATGGGGGCTTGGTTGGGAGGTGTGGCTTGACGGAATGGAGGTCACGCAGTTTACGTATTTTCAACAAGTCGGCGGATTTGATCTAAAACCTGTCAGTGTAGAGCTTACTTACGGTCTTGAACGCATCGCCATGTATCTACAGGGCGTCAATAACGTCTATGACCTTAAATGGAATGAAAATTTTAGTTATGGAGATATTCATCACGAGGATGAGGTGTTGTTTTCAAAATTTAATTTTGACTATGCCTCTGTTGATATGCACAGACGGCTGTTTGACGATTTTGAAAAGCAATCGCAGGAATTAGCCAAAGTGGGGCTTGTATATCCGGCTTATGAGTTCTGTCTAAAGTGTTCGCATGTGTTTAATATATTGGATGCGCGGGGAGCAATATCAGTCTCTGAGCGTACCTCATACATCGGGCGTGTTAGAGCGCTTGCTAAACACTGTGCACAGCTTTATGTGAATAATTTGAATCCGCAGCAGACAGAACAACAGGACGCACCATAACTTATGAACACAGTAAACTTACTGCTTGAGATAGGCGTGGAGGAGGTTCCGGCAGGGTTTTTGCCTGATGCTTTTAAACAATTAAGGACGCTTGCCGAAAAATTCCTGACTGAGTCCGCCGTAACATTTTCCGATATAAACACCTTTGCCACACCAAGACGTCTTGCGCTTATCATAACGGGAGTAAATCCCAGTCAGGAGGGACGCACTCGCGAACTACTAGGTCCTCCAGTAAAGGTTGCATATGACGATACCGGCGCTCCTGCTAAGGCTGCCATTGCCTTCGCTGCTTCAAACGGCATTCCGGTTGAAAAACTTGAAGTACGCACCAAAGGCAAGGGACAATACGTGTGTGCCGTGATTGAAGAACCGGGTGTTGCTGTTAGAGAAATCATTGGCGCAATGTTTGTTAAAATCATATCGGCGCTGACATTTCCTAAGATGATGCGATGGGGTGACCAGGACATCCGTTTTGTAAGACCTATTCAATGGCTTACTGCACTCTATGATAATGAACCGGTTGTGTTTGAATTTGCCGGAGTTAAAAGCTCCGATAAGACTTATGGCCACAGGTTTTTATCTCTTGGTGAAATTCCTTGCAACGATGTGTCCGGCTACATTGAGCTTTTGCGAATAAATTACGTAATAGTTGACCAAACTGAGCGCAAAGCAATGATAAAAGCCCAATTAACCGATATAGCTGCCCAAAACGGCGCTTTTTTATATGAAGATGAAGCTCTGCTAGACACTGTAACGTACCTTGTTGAATATCCGGTGGCAGTGACCGCTGAGTTTTCGGCTGAGAGGTTTTTAACGCTGCCTCCTGAGCTTTTAATCAGCGTCATGCGGGACCATCAGAAATATTTTGCTCTTACAGACAAAAACGGAAAGCTTATCAATAAGTTTGTCGTTATAAGTAACACCGTCGCTGATAATGCCGCAGTGGTAAGAGCCGGAGCTGAACGGGTCATCAAGGCACGCCTTGACGACGCAAAATTTTACTACGAGACCGATTTAAAACTGCCGCTTATTGATCTGCTAAGTAAACTTAGCGGCATAATGCATCACGAAGCCATCGGCACAATGCACCACAAAATAAACCGGATGTATCCTCTTGCTGCAGCTCTTGCAGATAAACTAGCTAATAATAAGCCGCCGGGGGTCGCTGACCCCTTTCCTGATAAGACTGTAATTGAAAGAGCAGTAAAACTCTCCAAAACCGATCTCTTAACCGGTATGGTTAGAGAATTTCCAGAGCTTCAGGGGATAACCGGAACCCGCCTTGCCGCCATAAATGGAGAGCATAGTGAGGTTAGCAAGGCGCTTTCAGAACAGTATCTGCCTGCGTTTTACGGGGATAATATTCCGCAGTCCGTAACCGGCATAATTTTAAGTCTCACCGATAAGATTGACAACATTGTATCGTTTTTCTCAGCCGGACTTATTCCCTCTGGCTCAGAAGACCCGTATGCGCTTAGAAGACAAGCGCTTGGGATTATCTCTATACTGCTGAAAACAGGATACAGGGTAAGTCTCAACGAGATTTTTACTGACGCCCTAAGACTTAACAACTTTGACGCATCTTTGGTTACTGCGATAGAGGGGTTTTTCCGGCAACGGATTGAAGTCCTGCTTACGACAACGATGGGCTATTCTTACGATACCGTTTCGGCTGCCATCAAGGATTTTTTTACAGTACCTGTAATCTATCTGATAAACAAACTGGATGCTTTGAAAGGGTTTAAAAACTCTGACGGATATGAGGAGTTTTTGCAAGCAATTAAACGGGTCTATAACATAATTCCAGAGGGATTTGCGGGTTTGACTGGGTCATTGAAGTTTGAACTTGAAGAGGAAAAATCGCTATACATCGCTCTTAATGAGATAAAGGATACAATAGAAGAACCGGTTTCAGACGGCAACTACAAAGCGGCTGTAGAGGAAATAAAAAAACTCAAAACTCCGATAAATCTATTTTTTGAAAAAGTGCTGGTCATGGACAAAGATGAGAACAAAAAGAACAACAGATTGTCACTTCTTTTGGAAATAAGGAATTTGTTTCTAAAAATAGCGGATTTTACAAAACTTCAGTAAATCATGTCTAAAATGGAACAGGACGGCAAGCCGTCCTGTTCCATTTTAATTTACCAAATCAAAACTCAATGTTTAGTGTTCCTTTTTCTTGTCCAATTTGCCCATCAGCTTAAGGGTGTATGAGACAAGATGCCATCTCTTTTCTTCATTAAGTGTATCCTCGTACGAGGGCATTCCTGTTCCATCAAGTCCGCTTGTAAACGTCATGTAGATAGCCTCAGGAGTTGAACCTCTTTTGAGTTCTCCGGTTAAGAAATTAAAGGGCAAAATAGGAAAACCCCAGTCATCCTTAATGTCGTTAGACTTAGTACCGTCTCCCTTACCTGTTTCCCCGTGACACTCCCAGCATTTCATATTTTTATAAATTGTCTTTCCTTGAATTACTGAGTCTGGCGAACCTACCCACGGAGGTTTAACCGTTTTAATAGCATCACACGATTGGTCCTCAGCAAATCTTGACGAAAATGTCTTTATATACGCTCTCAACGCCTTTCTTTCCTCAAGCGGCAAATCTTTTAGACTTGTCATAAAAGACCTTGGAACGCCATTGGTTATCGTAGCAAGGAGGTCGTCATCAGTCGGTAAACAACCGGACGATGTGGTGCGAAATCTGTAAAGACCAAGCGTAAAATCACGCGGGCGTATTTCAAGCACGCGGCCACTCAGTTCCTGTTTTCTAAGCACACCGACCGCCCCATTGCCGTCTCCTTTTTTACCATGACACGGCATACAGCGATGAGTATAAATCTTTTCACCCAGCTTGACATCCGCGCCGTCATCTGCTCCCACTGAGGCAGCGACCCCTATGTTAAGAAAAAACATACATAGCGCTGCAATTAATATATATTTCAGTCTCTTCATATAGTCCCTTCCTTGCATTTAACTATTGTAAGTTGTGTCAGGGCACAATACCCCTGTTTTAGCGTATACTCCAGGCTTGTCGTTTTATTTGGCAGCACTTGGGAACTCCTTTATGAAAGCAACCACGTCGGCAACATCCTGTTTGGTTAACACCTCTGAATCCTTAATAAATGGAGGCATAGACGTACCGGCTCTGCCGTCAGCGATAGTTACGGCAAGCAGTTCTGTATCTATTTTCTTCTGAACCACCGGAGACCTCAGGCTTATACCGAGTAGGTTCTCGCCGCCTTTGGCATCTTTACCGTGGCATACCGAACAGTTTACCTCATACACTTCCTTACCATGCTTTACGTCACCCGTAAACGCCGCTAAACCAAAAGGCTCATGCTGTTCAGCAGGTCTTTTAAGCGCCAAATAACCGATTATTTCTTTTATTTGCTCATCGCTAAGTCCTGCTGCGGAGCTCTTCCATGCTGTCATCTGAGTGCCTGCTCTGCCCTCTTTTACGATTACATCCATGTTGGCATCGTTCATCGTCCTTAAAAGCGAGGGATTCTTTATAGCAGGCACGGTGCGTTTGAACACCTCATCGTAGATGGTCTTGTCTCCGTCCTCGTGGCAAGCGCTGCAGTACATCTTGTATAAAGCCTCTCCGTCATACTTAGGCGGGTTGGCATAATTTATGCGCCTATATTTTTTGGGCATCTCCTCCGATTTTAGCGACAACGCATACGTTGTCAACAAATCGTCCTCACCGGCAGCCAGTTTAACTTTCATAGCAGATTCGGCCACTAAAGCACGAGGATCGACAAAGTGCTGTTTTAGCCAGTTAAACACCGTGCGCTCCCCTATGACGTGTTTCATCGGGAAATAGGCTATCGGCTGGTTTCCAACACCATCCAGCGCCTTACCAATGTCGCCGCCTACGCCATCAATCTTATGGCAGCCCTTGCAGCCCTTCTCTCTAAAGAGTTCTTCTCCTTTAGCCACCTTTTCGCCGCCATTTTTAGCAAGCATATTGAAATCGTGGCACTGCGCACATGAGCTTTGAACGTACTTAAGCGGCAGTATTGGATAGTCCCAGTGGGTTTCATGTCCTTTGCCGTGCGCTTCTTTTTCATTTGTCGCAAAGCTCTGGCCATCGTGACACACCGTGCAGCCAAACTTATCAACAGGGTGGTTAACAAGGTAATTGCCGCTGTGTTTTTTAAACGGCACCTTAGCGCCCTCCATCAGAGGATTATCCACTCCCGCATGACAGTTTATACAGCGGTCTTCTCTTTTTAAATCTTTTAGGTAAACTTGCTTAAACCCAAGCGTCATAGCCATTGCTCTTTTCCGTGTAGCATCGTCTTTAGCATTTTTGACCACTAAGTCCTTATACTCGGCTTGATAGTATTTCCACTCAGGCATGACCGCATGATATGCCGTTAATCCTAAGTAAGAAATGACAAGCAGCCCGGATATCAATAATAGGGACAAATAAAATCTACTGTGCATTTTTTACCTCATCTTTTTTATTATTCAAGTCCATTTATCAGTTCTTGTCGCCATCAGTGTATTGGCCACTGGCTCTTAGACCAGTAAAATCCCCAGTTTGGGCCTCTCATCTCGGTTGCAAAGTAAGTCAAAATCACATAGCTGACCAAAAACATGACAAACAGCGCCATAGCGCCCATTCTGGTTGAGCCTGTTCTTTTTATGACAAACAGAGACCACAATATCATAAATCCTACCCATATACTGCCGGGATTTATTAGGGTTATGACCAACTGCGGAATTTCTGGAAACCAATTCCTGAGCCAGCCAAAGTTCACCGCAAAGACCAGCATTCCTATAATGACTATAACACTGATTATAAATGACTCTACGGCTATCTTTTTTCCAGTGCTATCGGTAAACCACACACCCACCTTGTACTGTTCCCTGTCAAGATATGGGATGAGGGCAAGACCAAGCAGTGCAGCAGAGGGCAGCCCCACACCTCCCATAAAAGCCGAATAGGACAGCAGCTCCTGAAGGCCAAGGAAATACCACGGCGCTTTTGCAGGATTTTCAGGAATCAGCGCATTTGCCATCTCCTTAAGCGGCGCATCTATATAGTAAGAGTAGATTAATACGCCGGCCAATGTGACCATTAACACTGCCAACTCGGCTATCAGAAGATTAGGCCAGCTCATGACCGTGTTTTCAATGTCTTTGTCAACAGCTGGAGTTTTACCCTTAGCAAGCTCCATAAGTCCGTAGGTCTTGTGAGTGGGGAAAATTCCGCTTGTTTTATCCGGCTCAAGCACATAGCCGATGTCGCTGTTTCTTACTGAGAAGTCCTCAGGCTTTGTGAGGCCTCCGTCTTTGCGAATTCTCCAAAAGTGAATGCCTACAAAAACTGAGATTACAATTGGAAGGAGCATGACGTGAAACAGATAGATTCTGTTTAAGGACTCTTTGCCAGGGTTTAAACCGGCAAAAACAAAGTCTGTCGTAAATGTGCCGACATCAAAGAATTTGGTTAACCCGAGCGAGTCGGTAAGCTCTTTGGGCGACATCATTATATTTGAGACAATGACAGTAGCCCAGTATGAAAGTTGGTCCCACGGCAGCAGGTATCCGGTCAGGTTAAGAGCAAACGTTAAAATCAGAAGCACGATACCTATCAGCCAGTTGAACTCCCTGCCTGCCTTATAAGAGCTTGTGAAAAACACCCTTGCCATGTGTAAAAACAGAAAGACAATCATTCCCTCGCCGGCCCACTTGTGAACGTTTCTTGCTACCTTGCC
Coding sequences:
- a CDS encoding glycine--tRNA ligase subunit alpha; its protein translation is MYFQDIFLKLQEFWAKKGCVLLQPYDLEVGAGTFHPATFFRVLGPKPWSTVYVQPSRRPTDGRYGENPNRLQHYYQYQVILKPSPPNSQDIYLQSLTALGIDPAKHDIRFVEDDWESPTLGAWGLGWEVWLDGMEVTQFTYFQQVGGFDLKPVSVELTYGLERIAMYLQGVNNVYDLKWNENFSYGDIHHEDEVLFSKFNFDYASVDMHRRLFDDFEKQSQELAKVGLVYPAYEFCLKCSHVFNILDARGAISVSERTSYIGRVRALAKHCAQLYVNNLNPQQTEQQDAP
- a CDS encoding 3-methyl-2-oxobutanoate dehydrogenase subunit VorB, which translates into the protein MTDKVLIKGNEAVAKAAIEAGCRFYAGYPITPQNEIPEYMSFAMPESGGVFIQAESEIAAINMVYGAAAAGVRAMTSSSSPGISLKQEGLSFLAGAELPAVIINVQRGGPGLGNISGSQADYFQAVKGGGHGDYKLLVYAPYNVQEMWDLTMLAFDKADLYRNPVMILTDGILGQMMEPLIPTRYVMPQLPEKSWALTGCKGRMPNVIRTLYMNDDELENVNKILSEKYKTIKEKEVRFEAVNVEDADIVVVAFGIAARIAHSAMTALRKEGKKVGLFRPITLFPFPYDDILSLTDTGRKFVVVELNSGQMVEDVRLSVNGRSDVFFYGRSGGAIMKPNEVYDFVSKIY
- a CDS encoding DegT/DnrJ/EryC1/StrS family aminotransferase encodes the protein MKVPFVDLRTQYLSIKEEIDSAIESVIMDSAFIGGKRIKDFEENFAKYLSAKNAVGVGNGTDALSVSLKCLGVSTGEEVIAPANSFIATSEAVTAIGAKIVFVDCNPKTYNIDTDKLKDTITQKTKAIIPVHLYGQPADMDKVVGFAEAHNLYVIEDAAQAHGALYKGRTVGTLGHAACFSFFPGKNLGAYGDAGAVTTDNDDLAVKIKMYANHGRVDKYNHEFEGINSRLDGIQAAILNVKLRHLNKWTLRRRQIADIYNEKLSDTVITPWVMPDVTHVYHLYVIQVHRDRQRLIKHLSEHGISTGIHYPTPPPFLNAYDYLSHKPEDFPVSFDLKDKILSLPIHGDMTDEEAVYVTDVIRDFYNAG
- a CDS encoding c-type cytochrome → MHSRFYLSLLLISGLLVISYLGLTAYHAVMPEWKYYQAEYKDLVVKNAKDDATRKRAMAMTLGFKQVYLKDLKREDRCINCHAGVDNPLMEGAKVPFKKHSGNYLVNHPVDKFGCTVCHDGQSFATNEKEAHGKGHETHWDYPILPLKYVQSSCAQCHDFNMLAKNGGEKVAKGEELFREKGCKGCHKIDGVGGDIGKALDGVGNQPIAYFPMKHVIGERTVFNWLKQHFVDPRALVAESAMKVKLAAGEDDLLTTYALSLKSEEMPKKYRRINYANPPKYDGEALYKMYCSACHEDGDKTIYDEVFKRTVPAIKNPSLLRTMNDANMDVIVKEGRAGTQMTAWKSSAAGLSDEQIKEIIGYLALKRPAEQHEPFGLAAFTGDVKHGKEVYEVNCSVCHGKDAKGGENLLGISLRSPVVQKKIDTELLAVTIADGRAGTSMPPFIKDSEVLTKQDVADVVAFIKEFPSAAK
- a CDS encoding glycine--tRNA ligase subunit beta, which translates into the protein MNTVNLLLEIGVEEVPAGFLPDAFKQLRTLAEKFLTESAVTFSDINTFATPRRLALIITGVNPSQEGRTRELLGPPVKVAYDDTGAPAKAAIAFAASNGIPVEKLEVRTKGKGQYVCAVIEEPGVAVREIIGAMFVKIISALTFPKMMRWGDQDIRFVRPIQWLTALYDNEPVVFEFAGVKSSDKTYGHRFLSLGEIPCNDVSGYIELLRINYVIVDQTERKAMIKAQLTDIAAQNGAFLYEDEALLDTVTYLVEYPVAVTAEFSAERFLTLPPELLISVMRDHQKYFALTDKNGKLINKFVVISNTVADNAAVVRAGAERVIKARLDDAKFYYETDLKLPLIDLLSKLSGIMHHEAIGTMHHKINRMYPLAAALADKLANNKPPGVADPFPDKTVIERAVKLSKTDLLTGMVREFPELQGITGTRLAAINGEHSEVSKALSEQYLPAFYGDNIPQSVTGIILSLTDKIDNIVSFFSAGLIPSGSEDPYALRRQALGIISILLKTGYRVSLNEIFTDALRLNNFDASLVTAIEGFFRQRIEVLLTTTMGYSYDTVSAAIKDFFTVPVIYLINKLDALKGFKNSDGYEEFLQAIKRVYNIIPEGFAGLTGSLKFELEEEKSLYIALNEIKDTIEEPVSDGNYKAAVEEIKKLKTPINLFFEKVLVMDKDENKKNNRLSLLLEIRNLFLKIADFTKLQ
- a CDS encoding cytochrome B6; the protein is MNETGQSGISKFTGNLKTLADSFTSSVFRGGKPSSDKARASVIYNNFFMHIQGVKTHINTLRPSYTLGMGLIALFLFLIVVASGIFLMVYYNPSLENAFKTVKNINNVVFGGKVARNVHKWAGEGMIVFLFLHMARVFFTSSYKAGREFNWLIGIVLLILTFALNLTGYLLPWDQLSYWATVIVSNIMMSPKELTDSLGLTKFFDVGTFTTDFVFAGLNPGKESLNRIYLFHVMLLPIVISVFVGIHFWRIRKDGGLTKPEDFSVRNSDIGYVLEPDKTSGIFPTHKTYGLMELAKGKTPAVDKDIENTVMSWPNLLIAELAVLMVTLAGVLIYSYYIDAPLKEMANALIPENPAKAPWYFLGLQELLSYSAFMGGVGLPSAALLGLALIPYLDREQYKVGVWFTDSTGKKIAVESFIISVIVIIGMLVFAVNFGWLRNWFPEIPQLVITLINPGSIWVGFMILWSLFVIKRTGSTRMGAMALFVMFLVSYVILTYFATEMRGPNWGFYWSKSQWPIH
- a CDS encoding c-type cytochrome: MKRLKYILIAALCMFFLNIGVAASVGADDGADVKLGEKIYTHRCMPCHGKKGDGNGAVGVLRKQELSGRVLEIRPRDFTLGLYRFRTTSSGCLPTDDDLLATITNGVPRSFMTSLKDLPLEERKALRAYIKTFSSRFAEDQSCDAIKTVKPPWVGSPDSVIQGKTIYKNMKCWECHGETGKGDGTKSNDIKDDWGFPILPFNFLTGELKRGSTPEAIYMTFTSGLDGTGMPSYEDTLNEEKRWHLVSYTLKLMGKLDKKKEH